The sequence GAAGTGTTGGAGGGGTCCCTTCAGCCTGCCGTTCGGGTTAAACCGGAAGTATTGCTGCAAGTAATGCGGGACCTAAAGAACGAGCATAAACTGGATTTCCTGGCAGACTTAACGGCTGTCGATGCCGGCGACGAAGGTTTTAAAGGCGTATATCATGTGATGTCCTGGCAGCCTTACGGCATGTTAAGAGTGGAGGTGCAGGTGGCGAAAAATAACCCGCGATTGCCCTCCCTGGTGGACATCTGGCCCGCGGCCAATGTGCAGGAACGGGAGGCCTATGACATGTTCGGGATTGTCTACGAGGGCCATCCGAAACTGACCAGGATCCTGTTATCCGATGACTTTGCAGGTCACCCCTTGCGCAAAGATTTTGAGGTGGCATCGCGAAGACAGTCGGCCGTACCGAAGGAGGTGTGAAAATGTCCGTAGCAGACAACAAATTCTTGCGTACGGAAGAACTGACACTGAATATGGGACCCCAGCACCCCAGTACTCACGGTGTTTACCGGGCGGTCTTAACCTTGGACGGGGAATATATCACCGGTATGGAGAACGTGATCGGCTACCTGCACCGCGGCATGGAAAAGCTGGCTGAGGCACGCACTTATACCCAGTTTATCCCCTATCCCGACCGCATGGATTACGCATCAGCTTTGCTCAACGAGCTGGGCTATGTGCAGGCGGTGGAAAAGCTCATGGGTATCGAGGTTCCGGAACGAGCCGAGTATATCAGGGTGATCCTGTGTGAATTGCAAAGAATTGCCAGCCACATGTTGATGCTGGGGAGTTATGCCTTGGATTTGGGTGGATATACTCCCTGGATGTACTTTTTCAGGGACCGGGAAAAGATTCTGGATTTATTTGAGATGGTTACCGGTGCCAGGATGACACCCGGTTACATGAGGATTGGGGGAGTGGCGGATGACTTGCCGCCGGAGTTCATGCCCCAACTGAAACAATTCATGGCCAGTATGCCTGCTTCTTTTGAAGAGTATGACAACATTATCGTCGGTAATGAAATATTTATCACCAGAACCAAAGGTGTTGGAGTGCTGACGGCGGAGAAAGCGTTAGCCTATGGAGTTACCGGTCCTAACTTGAGGGCTGCCGGTGTAGCTTACGATCTGCGCAAAGTAGCTCCTTATGGTATTTACGATAGATTTGACTTTGAAGTGCCTGTTTATCAGAATGGGGATTGTTTTGACAGGTTCGTCATCCGCATTGACGAAATGAAGCAGTCCCTGAGGATCATTGAGCAGGCGATAGCGGATATACCGGAAGGGCCTGTGAAAGCAAAAGTGCCTAGGGTCATTAAACCTCCCGCCGGGGAAGTCTATCACCAGATTGAGGGTTCCAAAGGTTGCGTGGGTTATTACGTGGTGAGTGACGGTTCAAATAAACCTTACCGGGTTCACATTCATGGACCATCCTTTGTTAATCTGGGAGCCTTGCCGGAGATGTGCATAGGTTTGAAGATTCAGGATGTGATAGCCACGATTGCTTCCATTGACTTCATCCTGGGTGAAGTCGATCGTTAAGAAAAAATAGCTTAGGGGAGAGGACTATGGAAAACCTTTTCGTCAATATCGCCGGTGCAATACGCGGCTGGCTAACCGGTCTGGGACTGTCCTCCATGATGATTGAGGCCGTAATGGCGGTGGTTTATTTATTAGGTATTCTCGCCTTTGTGTTACTAAATGTTATCTACCTGGTATACCTGGAGCGGAAGCTGTCAGCCTACATGCAGCAGCGGTTAGGTCCTAACCGGGTCGGCCCGCGCGGCTTATTTCAAACGGTTTTGGATGTGCTGAAGCTTTTGGGTAAGGAGGACATCATCCCGAACGCTGCTGACCGGTGGGTCTTTCGTATTGCCGCCATTGTTGTCATGGTACCTGCCATCATGGTCTTCGCCGTGGTGCCCTTTGGGAAGAACATGATCGCGGTAGACCTGAACATTGGTATCTTCTACTTCGTAGCGGTCGCCTCGACGGCAACCATGGCCTTCTTGATGGCTGGATGGGGTTCCAACAACAAGTGGTCCTTGTTGGGCGGCATGCGCTCCGTGGCGCAAATGGTGAGCTATGAGATTCCGATGGTGTTGTCCCTTCTGGGAGTAATCATGCTGGCAGGGTCTCTGCGGGTTTCCGATATTATGGCTGCCCAAAAGACCGTTTGGTTCGTAGTGCTGCAGCCGGTGGCCTTCTTGATCTATCTGATTGCTTCGACGGCCGAGCTGAACCGCCAACCCTTTGACTTGCCAGAAGGGGAACAGGAACTGACCGCAGGGCCTTATACTGAGTACAGCGGTATGCGGTATGCATTATTCTTCCTGGCTGAGTATACCAATATGATTGCCGTTTCGGCCATTGCTGCCACCCTCTTCTTGGGCGGTCCGCAAGGTCCTTGGCTGCCGTCCTGGCTGTGGTTTATGATCAAGGTTTACGCCATGATCGCCGTGTACATGTGGTTCCGCTGGACCCTGCCCAGGATCCGGATCGACCATTTGATGGCTTTCAACTGGAAATTCTTAGTGCCTTTGTCCTTAGCCAACGTGCTGGTTACCGGCATCGGCTTGGAAATCTATAAGTGGTATCAAACATTAGGGTGGTGATAACGTGTTTGGCACAGGACTGTTAAAAGGGTTACGGGTGACGGCAAAACACCTGGTAGGGAAGGCCATCACGGAGCAATACCCGGAAAGGAAGCCGAACTTGCCGCCGCGATCCCATGGCAGTTTTTCTTTGGAACCGGACAAGTGCAATGCTTGCGGTGTTTGCAGCAATTCATGTCCCAACAGCGTAATCACGGTTTTGTCCGACCGGGATGAAAACAAGAAGAGGTTCTTGACGGGTTATTACATGGACCTGGGATTTTGTTTGTTTTGCGGTTTGTGCGTAGAGGCGTGCCCCAATGATGCGCTCCATGTGGAAAACGATTTTGAACTAAGTGCCTACCGGCGTGGGGATGTGGTCCTTACCCTCTATGCCAGGGAGCAACAGAAACAAGTGGCCAATGAATAATGACTTTTACGGTTTGAGAAACGGGGTGATTATGACATGGTGTCACCATTAGTGTTTTGGATCATAGCCGGAGTGACCATCCTGGCCGCCTTAGCCGTAGTCAGCCTGACCAACCTGGTCCACAGTGCCCTCTGGCTCGTGGTGGTTTTCGTTGGGGTGGCTGCTACTTACTTGATTTTGGAAGCGGAGTTTTTAGCGGCGGTGCAGGTGATTGTCTATGCCGGTGCCATTGCGATCCTCATCGTTTTCGGTGTGATGCTGACCAGAAGAGGAGATATCCGGGAGAGCAACCTGTTCAATAATTACCGGATTGGTGGGGGTATAGTGTCTTTGGCCCTCATGGCTGGGATTATCAGTATGATTGCCAAGGCGGATTGGGCCGTTGCCTCCGTCACTGCTCCCATCAAAGAGGTGGGCTTCCTGGCACAGAGTTTACTGGGACAGTACGTACTTCCTTTTGAAATTGCCGGTGTGCTGCTGCTGGTAGCTTTAGTGGGAGCAATCATCATAGCGAAAGAGGTGAGGGAATAAGTGGTAACTCTTAATCATTACCTCATCTTTGCGGCAATCCTCTTTTGCATAGGGTTATACGGTGCGGTGGCGAAAAAGAATGCCATCGCGGTTCTCATGAGCATCGAATTGATGCT comes from Clostridia bacterium and encodes:
- a CDS encoding NADH-quinone oxidoreductase subunit C encodes the protein MDRMMAVDEVVAKLAGKYPEQVEVLEGSLQPAVRVKPEVLLQVMRDLKNEHKLDFLADLTAVDAGDEGFKGVYHVMSWQPYGMLRVEVQVAKNNPRLPSLVDIWPAANVQEREAYDMFGIVYEGHPKLTRILLSDDFAGHPLRKDFEVASRRQSAVPKEV
- a CDS encoding NADH-quinone oxidoreductase subunit D, which produces MSVADNKFLRTEELTLNMGPQHPSTHGVYRAVLTLDGEYITGMENVIGYLHRGMEKLAEARTYTQFIPYPDRMDYASALLNELGYVQAVEKLMGIEVPERAEYIRVILCELQRIASHMLMLGSYALDLGGYTPWMYFFRDREKILDLFEMVTGARMTPGYMRIGGVADDLPPEFMPQLKQFMASMPASFEEYDNIIVGNEIFITRTKGVGVLTAEKALAYGVTGPNLRAAGVAYDLRKVAPYGIYDRFDFEVPVYQNGDCFDRFVIRIDEMKQSLRIIEQAIADIPEGPVKAKVPRVIKPPAGEVYHQIEGSKGCVGYYVVSDGSNKPYRVHIHGPSFVNLGALPEMCIGLKIQDVIATIASIDFILGEVDR
- the nuoH gene encoding NADH-quinone oxidoreductase subunit NuoH — encoded protein: MENLFVNIAGAIRGWLTGLGLSSMMIEAVMAVVYLLGILAFVLLNVIYLVYLERKLSAYMQQRLGPNRVGPRGLFQTVLDVLKLLGKEDIIPNAADRWVFRIAAIVVMVPAIMVFAVVPFGKNMIAVDLNIGIFYFVAVASTATMAFLMAGWGSNNKWSLLGGMRSVAQMVSYEIPMVLSLLGVIMLAGSLRVSDIMAAQKTVWFVVLQPVAFLIYLIASTAELNRQPFDLPEGEQELTAGPYTEYSGMRYALFFLAEYTNMIAVSAIAATLFLGGPQGPWLPSWLWFMIKVYAMIAVYMWFRWTLPRIRIDHLMAFNWKFLVPLSLANVLVTGIGLEIYKWYQTLGW
- a CDS encoding NADH-quinone oxidoreductase subunit I, with translation MFGTGLLKGLRVTAKHLVGKAITEQYPERKPNLPPRSHGSFSLEPDKCNACGVCSNSCPNSVITVLSDRDENKKRFLTGYYMDLGFCLFCGLCVEACPNDALHVENDFELSAYRRGDVVLTLYAREQQKQVANE
- a CDS encoding NADH-quinone oxidoreductase subunit J encodes the protein MVSPLVFWIIAGVTILAALAVVSLTNLVHSALWLVVVFVGVAATYLILEAEFLAAVQVIVYAGAIAILIVFGVMLTRRGDIRESNLFNNYRIGGGIVSLALMAGIISMIAKADWAVASVTAPIKEVGFLAQSLLGQYVLPFEIAGVLLLVALVGAIIIAKEVRE